One Halorientalis litorea DNA segment encodes these proteins:
- a CDS encoding DUF5781 family protein, with protein MDVRVQDAGPTEPFLSAGDLFETEYRLDRPVTVHVHDSPDERTWTGHTDEAHHLHISRQAASSAMARELALHEYAHMHRNEQHHPSHTQSTEEALYLALAGRTVEQRKLTHCYQIANHMKDIYADDITLSVAPADKLVAFLESSLATAVADRPNSPATWTRRTPASDPEITAVNAAFALALVERHDLVDDDHRLYDLAHAAAEDAPNVGFEEFRRRFRSLARDPGESEYRKALVDVTREYALGGEPAAD; from the coding sequence ATGGATGTACGCGTGCAGGATGCCGGACCGACGGAGCCGTTCCTCTCGGCAGGGGACCTCTTCGAGACAGAGTACCGGCTCGACCGTCCCGTGACGGTACACGTCCACGACAGCCCCGACGAACGGACGTGGACCGGCCACACCGACGAGGCACACCACCTCCACATCTCCCGGCAAGCCGCCAGCAGCGCGATGGCCCGCGAACTCGCGCTCCACGAGTACGCGCACATGCACCGCAACGAACAGCACCACCCCTCACATACCCAATCGACCGAGGAGGCCCTCTATCTGGCACTCGCGGGACGGACCGTCGAACAGCGGAAGCTCACGCACTGCTACCAGATAGCGAACCACATGAAAGACATCTACGCCGACGACATCACGCTCTCTGTGGCTCCCGCCGACAAACTCGTCGCCTTCCTCGAATCGAGTCTGGCCACGGCAGTCGCGGACCGCCCGAACAGTCCGGCGACGTGGACGCGGCGGACGCCCGCGTCTGACCCGGAAATCACCGCCGTCAACGCCGCGTTCGCGCTCGCGCTGGTCGAACGCCACGACCTCGTCGACGACGACCACCGCCTCTACGACCTCGCACACGCCGCCGCCGAGGACGCCCCGAACGTCGGGTTCGAGGAGTTCCGACGACGGTTCCGCTCGCTCGCCCGCGACCCCGGCGAGAGCGAGTACCGGAAGGCACTCGTCGACGTGACGCGAGAGTACGCACTCGGCGGCGAACCGGCCGCCGACTGA
- a CDS encoding 30S ribosomal protein S7, translated as MSSDAPEPDAPAGTDEEESAPAQLFGEYDVTDIEYQDPSTERYITVTPIAHTMGRHATKQFKKSEISIVERLTNRLMQTDENTGKKQQATRIVREAFAIIADRTDENPVQVLVRAVEHSAPREETVRLKYGGISVPKAVDVAPQRRVDQALKFLAEGVYGDSFKTTTDAEAALAQQLIGAADNDVQTYAVNQKEEKERVAAAAR; from the coding sequence ATGTCCAGCGACGCACCCGAGCCGGACGCGCCTGCCGGCACCGACGAGGAAGAGAGTGCTCCCGCACAGCTGTTCGGCGAGTACGACGTGACCGACATCGAGTATCAGGACCCGAGTACGGAGCGGTACATCACGGTCACGCCCATCGCGCACACGATGGGGCGACACGCCACCAAGCAGTTCAAGAAGAGCGAAATCAGCATCGTCGAGCGGCTCACCAACCGCCTGATGCAGACCGACGAGAACACCGGGAAGAAACAGCAGGCGACGCGCATCGTGCGCGAGGCGTTCGCCATCATCGCGGACCGGACCGACGAGAACCCGGTCCAAGTCCTCGTGCGCGCGGTGGAACACAGCGCGCCCCGCGAGGAGACTGTCCGCCTGAAGTACGGCGGTATCTCCGTCCCGAAGGCCGTCGACGTGGCTCCCCAGCGGCGAGTCGACCAAGCCCTGAAGTTCCTCGCCGAGGGCGTCTACGGCGACTCCTTCAAGACGACGACGGACGCCGAGGCGGCACTGGCCCAGCAACTCATCGGTGCGGCCGACAACGACGTGCAGACCTACGCCGTCAACCAGAAAGAAGAGAAAGAGCGCGTCGCGGCCGCCGCGCGATAA
- a CDS encoding NusA-like transcription termination signal-binding factor, translating into MTVTLSDRERRYIALFEDEVGVTIRDCVVDETYDRVIFVVKAGEMGEAIGPGGKHVDHIESQVGQRVELVEDADTAEAFVANALAPAAVYNVTISENDDTVAYAEVDHDDTGVAIGTDGRNIEAARTLAARHFDVDDIQLT; encoded by the coding sequence ATGACGGTCACCCTCTCCGACCGAGAGCGTCGCTACATCGCGCTGTTCGAGGACGAAGTCGGCGTCACGATTCGGGACTGCGTGGTCGACGAGACGTACGACCGCGTCATCTTCGTCGTGAAAGCCGGCGAGATGGGTGAGGCCATCGGTCCGGGAGGGAAACACGTCGACCACATCGAGTCACAGGTCGGACAGCGGGTCGAACTCGTCGAGGACGCCGACACTGCCGAGGCGTTCGTCGCCAACGCGCTCGCGCCCGCGGCCGTCTACAACGTCACCATCAGCGAGAACGACGACACCGTCGCCTACGCCGAAGTCGACCACGACGACACCGGCGTCGCCATCGGTACCGACGGGCGCAACATCGAGGCGGCACGGACGCTCGCTGCCCGGCACTTCGACGTGGACGACATCCAACTCACCTGA
- a CDS encoding DUF6114 domain-containing protein — protein MSLRSRFVQAGLFVVGLFPEPIQRRIFARTDRFNEWREDRPFWGGALLMFAGLLTAWAPIQFSLELALIGSWWTVAGLLFAVGMFLSGAFALSRPDLARYFGIAGIVFSLLSLIGALGGYLVGMFIGVFGGNLCLAWNQPEEQTTFETETATDPSDEVQFSWEGDS, from the coding sequence ATGTCTCTCAGATCGAGATTCGTTCAGGCGGGGCTGTTCGTGGTGGGGCTGTTCCCGGAGCCGATACAGCGGCGGATTTTCGCGAGGACCGACCGGTTCAACGAGTGGCGCGAGGACCGGCCGTTCTGGGGCGGCGCGCTCCTCATGTTCGCCGGACTGCTGACGGCGTGGGCACCGATTCAGTTCTCGCTGGAACTCGCGCTCATCGGTTCGTGGTGGACCGTCGCGGGACTCCTCTTTGCAGTCGGGATGTTCCTCTCGGGTGCGTTCGCGCTCTCACGCCCCGACCTCGCGCGCTACTTCGGCATCGCCGGTATCGTGTTCTCGCTCCTCTCGCTCATCGGCGCGCTCGGCGGGTACCTCGTCGGGATGTTCATCGGCGTCTTCGGCGGGAACCTCTGTCTCGCGTGGAATCAACCCGAGGAACAGACGACGTTCGAGACGGAGACGGCCACCGACCCGTCCGACGAGGTGCAGTTCAGTTGGGAAGGCGACTCCTGA
- a CDS encoding 30S ribosomal protein S12: MANGKYAARKLRKDRQQHRWSDSKYARRERGLREKSDPLEGAPQGRGIVLEKTAVEAKQPNSAVRKCVRVQLIKNGKQVTAFCPGDGAISFIDEHDEVTIAGIGGAKGRAMGDLSGVNYKVEKVNGVSLIELVRGNAEKPVR; this comes from the coding sequence ATGGCGAACGGCAAATACGCCGCGCGCAAGCTTCGCAAAGACCGCCAGCAGCACCGGTGGTCCGACTCGAAGTACGCGCGCCGGGAGCGGGGACTCCGCGAGAAGTCCGACCCCCTCGAAGGGGCCCCGCAGGGACGCGGTATCGTGCTCGAAAAGACAGCGGTCGAGGCCAAACAGCCCAACTCGGCAGTGCGGAAGTGCGTCCGGGTCCAACTCATCAAGAACGGCAAACAGGTGACTGCCTTCTGTCCGGGCGACGGTGCTATCTCCTTTATCGACGAACACGACGAGGTTACCATCGCCGGTATCGGTGGGGCGAAGGGTCGTGCGATGGGTGACCTCTCGGGCGTGAACTACAAAGTCGAGAAAGTGAACGGCGTCTCGCTCATCGAACTCGTGCGAGGCAACGCGGAGAAACCGGTGCGATAA